Genomic DNA from Halobacteriovorax sp. DA5:
ACTGTAGGTTGCGTGAGAGAATCGTTTTCCACAATTTTTACAACGAAAGCGTTGAATCTTGCGAGAATCGTCCGCACGAAAATAACTTCCGTCTTTAATAATATTATTTGGAAATGAACATGTTTTATTAGGGCAGATAACTTTCATATGGAAAGTTATGCAAGAGGTAGTCTACTTAGTTCATGTTAAGTATTTAAAATTACTTACTTTGAAAACAATGCTTCTAATTTTTTTAGAATCCCATAACACCATTTTTAAGGACCAGTTTATGATTTTACAGGGCATTTCTTCGCTCTATCTTTATATATTATACTGGGGTATAGTATAGTGAGCGGAGGTTAACGATGGCCCATATTCATCAAAATAAGAAAAAAATTATCACGCGAATAAGACGTATCAAGGGACAACTTGAAGCGGTTGAGCGTGCTCTTGAAGAAGATAAGGATTGCTACAGCATTTTACAAACTCTGGCCGCGTGTCGCGGTGGACTTAATGGCCTAACTGGAGAGTTGATTGAAGAACATGTGAAGAACCATGTGATGGTTTCACCACTTGATCCAAAGACTCCTCAGGATGAAGCTGCAATTGAATTAGTAAATTTAATAAAAACTTATTGGAAGTAAAGTATGAAACATAAAGAACATTTAGAACCACATAATTATGTCCTAGAAGATGATCGTCTAGGCTCAAATGAAAAGAGAACGATGCTTGTTATTCTTTTAACATTTGTCACGATGGTAGCAGAGATTGGCTATGGTTATTTTACGGGGTCAATGGCCTTACTTGCTGATGGCTGGCATATGGGCTCTCACGTTGGTGCACTTGGGATAACTGTTATCGTTTACCGCTTGGCACGTTCTGAAAAAATAAATGAAAAGCTTAGCTTTGGTGCAGGTAAGATGATTCCTTTGGGAGGCTACACAAGTGCGCTTATGTTGGGAATTGTTGCTATTGTGATGGGAGTTGAATCTATTGGCCGCTTTTTAAATCCAATGGAAATTAAATTTGAAACGGCCATCCTTGTGGCCATCATTGGTTTAATTGTAAATATCCTAAGTGCAGTTCTTCTATGGGACTCCCATGACCATCATCATGGACATGATCACGGTCACAGTCACGATCACAGTCATGGCCATAACCATGTTCATGACCACAACCACCGCTCAGCACTTCTTCATGTTATTGCCGATGCTCTAACTTCTGTCATGGCCATTGCGGCACTCTTTGCTGGAAAGTATTTTGGTTGGAACTGGGCCGATCCTATTATTGGAATTCTAGGTGCCATCGTTATCTTAAAATGGGCATGGGGACTTGCTAAAGATACAGTCTGGGAACTACTTGATGGGAACTCTAAATTATTTGATGAGGAAGAGATTAGAAAACTTTTCTCTCACGATGATGATATAGAAATAGCAGACCTTCACCTCTGGAGAATTGCTCCAAATGCTCATGCTTGTGAAGTGATGATTTACAATTGTAATTTGAAGGGGAGTGAATACTACCGCGAGAAAATTTTAGCTAAGTACAATATTTCTCA
This window encodes:
- a CDS encoding metal/formaldehyde-sensitive transcriptional repressor; its protein translation is MAHIHQNKKKIITRIRRIKGQLEAVERALEEDKDCYSILQTLAACRGGLNGLTGELIEEHVKNHVMVSPLDPKTPQDEAAIELVNLIKTYWK
- the dmeF gene encoding CDF family Co(II)/Ni(II) efflux transporter DmeF, whose amino-acid sequence is MKHKEHLEPHNYVLEDDRLGSNEKRTMLVILLTFVTMVAEIGYGYFTGSMALLADGWHMGSHVGALGITVIVYRLARSEKINEKLSFGAGKMIPLGGYTSALMLGIVAIVMGVESIGRFLNPMEIKFETAILVAIIGLIVNILSAVLLWDSHDHHHGHDHGHSHDHSHGHNHVHDHNHRSALLHVIADALTSVMAIAALFAGKYFGWNWADPIIGILGAIVILKWAWGLAKDTVWELLDGNSKLFDEEEIRKLFSHDDDIEIADLHLWRIAPNAHACEVMIYNCNLKGSEYYREKILAKYNISHLIVEERLCTNS